From Aerosticca soli, a single genomic window includes:
- the parC gene encoding DNA topoisomerase IV subunit A: MNLQANFEQIPLKQYAERAYLDYSMYVVLDRALPFIGDGLKPVQRRIIYAMSELGLAAGAKPKKSARTVGDVIGKFHPHGDSACYEALVLMAQPFSYRYPLIDGQGNFGSQDDPKSFAAMRYTESRLTPLAEALLSELAHGTVDWTANFDGTLEEPSWLPARVPHILLNGATGIAVGMATDIPPHNLREVIDACIRLLDDPEADVAALCEHILGPDFPTEAEIITPRRELLALYQTGSGSVRARAVYKREDGNIVVTALPHQVSPAKILEQIAAQMRAKKLPMIEDLRDESDHENPIRLVIVPRSGRIDVDGLMRHLFATTDLEKSFRVNLNMIGLDGRPQVKDLKRILTEWLSFRTATVTRRLNHRLAKVERRLHLLEGLRIAYLNLDEVIRIVRSEDEPKPVLMARFGLSEEQADYILETRLRQLARLEEMKINAERDALEEERARINVLLKSPAKLKGLIKQELKADAEKYGDARRSPLIEREAAQALDERALVPSEPVTVVLSQKGWIRAAKGHDVDAEGLSYREGDGLLAAVKARTTQQLAVLDSTGRSYSTPIHTLPSARGNGEPLTGRFSPPAGAHFEAIVAGDDDTRLVIATDHGYGFVTRFESLTGRNKAGKQVVTLTDGAHLLPPQISHDPIRDRIVVVTTEGHLLMFSVAELPELDKGKGNKLIDIPRAKLASGEEKVAGIAVIPEGNGEVTLYAGQRKLTLRWPDLIAYGGHRASRGGVLPRGLRRVDRIEAAAS; the protein is encoded by the coding sequence ATGAACCTGCAAGCCAATTTCGAACAGATCCCGCTCAAGCAGTACGCCGAGCGCGCGTACCTGGACTATTCCATGTACGTGGTGCTGGACCGCGCGCTGCCCTTCATCGGCGACGGCCTGAAGCCGGTGCAGCGGCGCATCATCTACGCGATGAGCGAGCTCGGCCTCGCCGCCGGCGCCAAGCCGAAGAAGTCCGCGCGCACCGTGGGCGACGTGATCGGCAAGTTCCACCCGCACGGCGACAGTGCCTGCTACGAGGCGCTGGTGCTGATGGCGCAGCCGTTCTCCTACCGCTATCCGCTGATCGACGGCCAGGGCAATTTCGGCTCGCAGGACGACCCCAAGAGCTTCGCCGCGATGCGCTACACCGAGTCGCGCCTGACGCCGCTCGCCGAAGCCCTGCTCAGCGAGCTCGCCCACGGCACGGTGGACTGGACGGCCAACTTCGACGGCACGCTGGAAGAGCCGTCCTGGCTGCCGGCGCGGGTGCCGCACATCCTGCTGAACGGCGCCACCGGCATCGCCGTGGGCATGGCCACCGACATTCCGCCGCACAACCTGCGCGAAGTGATCGACGCCTGCATCCGGCTGCTCGATGACCCCGAGGCCGACGTCGCCGCGCTGTGCGAGCACATCCTGGGTCCGGACTTCCCCACCGAGGCGGAGATCATCACCCCGCGCCGCGAACTGCTCGCCCTCTACCAGACCGGCAGCGGTTCGGTGCGCGCGCGGGCCGTGTACAAGCGCGAGGACGGCAACATCGTGGTCACCGCGCTGCCGCACCAGGTCAGCCCGGCGAAGATCCTCGAGCAGATCGCCGCGCAGATGCGCGCCAAGAAGCTGCCGATGATCGAGGATTTGCGCGACGAATCCGACCACGAGAACCCGATCCGCCTGGTGATCGTGCCGCGCTCCGGGCGCATCGACGTCGACGGCTTGATGCGCCACCTATTCGCCACCACCGACCTGGAAAAAAGCTTCCGCGTCAACCTCAACATGATCGGCCTGGACGGCCGGCCACAGGTGAAGGACTTAAAGCGCATCCTCACCGAGTGGCTGAGCTTCCGCACCGCCACGGTGACGCGCCGGCTCAACCATCGCCTGGCCAAGGTCGAGCGCCGGCTGCATCTGCTGGAGGGCCTGCGCATCGCCTACCTCAACCTGGACGAGGTGATCCGCATCGTCCGTTCCGAGGACGAGCCCAAGCCGGTGCTGATGGCGCGCTTCGGCCTCAGCGAGGAACAGGCCGACTACATCCTGGAAACCCGCCTGCGACAGCTCGCCCGCCTGGAAGAGATGAAGATCAACGCCGAGCGCGACGCGCTGGAAGAAGAGCGCGCACGCATCAACGTGCTGCTGAAATCGCCGGCCAAGCTCAAGGGCTTGATCAAGCAGGAACTCAAGGCCGACGCGGAGAAATACGGTGACGCCCGCCGCTCGCCGCTGATCGAGCGCGAGGCCGCGCAGGCGCTCGACGAGCGCGCGCTGGTGCCGAGCGAGCCGGTCACCGTGGTGCTCTCGCAAAAAGGCTGGATCCGCGCCGCCAAGGGACACGACGTCGATGCCGAGGGGCTGAGCTATCGCGAGGGCGACGGCCTGCTCGCCGCGGTGAAGGCGCGTACCACGCAGCAGCTGGCGGTGCTCGACTCCACCGGCCGCAGCTATTCCACGCCGATCCATACCCTGCCTTCCGCGCGCGGCAACGGCGAGCCGCTGACCGGCCGGTTCAGTCCGCCGGCCGGCGCCCATTTCGAGGCGATCGTCGCCGGCGACGACGACACCCGGCTGGTGATCGCCACCGACCACGGCTACGGCTTCGTCACCCGTTTCGAGTCCCTGACCGGCCGCAACAAGGCCGGCAAGCAGGTGGTCACGCTCACCGACGGCGCGCATCTCCTGCCGCCGCAGATCAGCCATGACCCCATCCGCGACCGCATCGTCGTCGTCACCACCGAGGGTCACCTGCTGATGTTTTCGGTGGCCGAACTGCCCGAGCTCGATAAGGGCAAGGGCAACAAGCTCATCGACATTCCCAGGGCGAAACTGGCCAGCGGCGAGGAAAAGGTGGCCGGCATCGCGGTCATCCCCGAAGGCAATGGCGAGGTGACGCTGTACGCCGGCCAGCGCAAGCTGACCCTCCGCTGGCCCGACCTGATCGCCTACGGCGGCCATCGCGCCAGCCGCGGCGGCGTGCTGCCACGCGGCCTGCGCCGGGTCGATCGCATCGAGGCCGCGGCTTCCTAA
- a CDS encoding TraB/GumN family protein, producing the protein MRARRGCLAGLALLLLAGLAHAQPALWVARRADATVYLFGTVHLLPHDTSWRDPSLDRALAASQALYVEIVDDDPLIMSALVLRYGIDTAHPLSTRLTPAEWDRLQHAARLASIDDGRRLNLMKPWLAALTLTVAPLTKAGLDPAAGVDRQLREAMSRAGKPVRALETAEQQIRFLADLPMSLQLGLLRSMLRETDRAGEELGKLIDAWKTGDVAAIARLENDTLAREEPALYRRLLVERNAAWAQRIQSLLAQPGTYFIAVGAAHLAGPDSLQARLAALGVTVTRAP; encoded by the coding sequence TTGCGCGCCCGACGGGGCTGCCTGGCCGGGCTCGCGCTGCTGCTCCTTGCCGGCCTTGCCCACGCGCAGCCGGCGCTGTGGGTGGCCAGACGTGCCGATGCCACGGTCTACCTGTTCGGCACCGTCCATCTGCTGCCACACGACACCAGCTGGCGCGATCCATCGCTCGACCGGGCCCTGGCCGCCAGCCAGGCGCTATACGTGGAAATCGTCGATGACGATCCGCTGATCATGTCCGCGCTGGTATTGCGCTACGGCATCGACACCGCCCATCCGCTGTCCACGCGGCTCACGCCGGCGGAGTGGGATCGGCTGCAGCACGCCGCGCGCCTGGCGAGCATCGACGATGGCCGACGCCTGAACCTCATGAAGCCCTGGCTGGCCGCGCTCACCCTGACCGTGGCGCCGCTGACCAAGGCGGGCCTGGACCCCGCCGCAGGCGTCGACCGCCAGCTGCGCGAGGCCATGAGCCGCGCCGGCAAACCCGTGCGCGCGCTGGAGACGGCCGAGCAGCAGATCCGCTTTCTCGCCGACCTGCCGATGTCGCTGCAGCTTGGCCTGTTGCGCTCGATGCTGCGGGAGACCGATCGTGCCGGCGAGGAGCTTGGCAAGCTCATCGACGCCTGGAAGACCGGTGACGTGGCCGCCATCGCGCGGCTCGAGAACGACACCCTGGCCCGCGAGGAACCTGCGCTTTACCGGCGGCTGCTGGTGGAACGCAACGCCGCCTGGGCGCAGCGCATCCAATCCCTGCTGGCCCAGCCCGGCACCTACTTCATCGCCGTCGGCGCGGCCCATCTGGCCGGTCCGGACAGCCTGCAGGCCCGGCTGGCGGCGCTGGGCGTGACCGTGACGCGCGCACCCTGA
- a CDS encoding NUDIX hydrolase, with translation MPYTPIVATLGYVLSPDHRQVLMIHRNARADDQHLGKYNGLGGKMEPEEDIATCMQREIHEEAGIVCESMRLRGTLNWPGFGPNGEDWLGFIFLIERYSGEPYMRNPEGTLEWVPREKLLALPMWEGDRHFLPLVFDADPRPFHGVMPYAGGRPQSWSYMRL, from the coding sequence ATGCCTTACACGCCGATCGTCGCCACGCTGGGCTACGTGCTTTCCCCCGATCATCGACAGGTGCTCATGATCCATCGCAACGCGCGTGCCGACGACCAGCACCTGGGCAAATACAACGGCCTGGGCGGCAAGATGGAGCCGGAAGAGGACATCGCCACCTGCATGCAGCGCGAGATCCACGAGGAGGCCGGCATCGTCTGCGAATCGATGCGCCTGCGCGGCACGCTCAACTGGCCCGGTTTCGGCCCGAACGGCGAGGACTGGCTGGGCTTCATTTTTCTGATCGAGCGCTACAGCGGCGAGCCGTACATGCGCAATCCGGAAGGCACGCTCGAATGGGTGCCGCGCGAAAAACTCCTGGCCCTGCCGATGTGGGAGGGCGACCGGCATTTTCTGCCGCTGGTGTTCGACGCCGACCCGCGGCCTTTCCATGGTGTCATGCCGTACGCCGGCGGACGGCCGCAGTCCTGGTCGTACATGCGGCTTTGA
- a CDS encoding NUDIX hydrolase: MNAPTIRIVAAVIRDDRGRVLLVRKHGAAVFQQPGGKPEAGDADALATLARELREELGCALDPGAARFLCRASAPAANEQGHVVEAEVFEVQVLGEPCAQAEIAELRWIDPATPGELPIALLSREHILPRLR, translated from the coding sequence TTGAACGCGCCGACGATCCGCATCGTCGCCGCGGTGATCCGCGACGACCGCGGTCGCGTGCTGCTGGTGCGCAAGCACGGCGCGGCGGTGTTCCAGCAGCCCGGCGGCAAGCCCGAGGCGGGCGATGCGGATGCGCTGGCCACGCTGGCGCGCGAGCTGCGCGAAGAGCTGGGTTGCGCGCTCGATCCGGGGGCGGCGCGCTTTCTCTGCCGCGCCAGCGCGCCGGCGGCGAACGAACAGGGCCACGTGGTCGAGGCCGAAGTCTTCGAAGTGCAGGTGCTGGGCGAGCCCTGCGCACAGGCCGAGATCGCCGAGTTGCGCTGGATCGATCCAGCCACGCCGGGTGAGCTGCCGATCGCGCTGCTCAGCCGCGAGCACATCCTGCCGCGGCTGCGTTGA
- a CDS encoding AGE family epimerase/isomerase: protein MNTLPALPDFRSAAFLREHIASILAFYQPHVLDPAGGFFHYFKDDGRVYDTRHRHLVSSTRFVYNYAMAAREFASPAYLDMARHGLAYLREVHRDPATGGYAWTICDGHPEDRTNHAYGVAFVLLAYASARKAGLDTAAWMEETWELLARRFWEPEAGLYRDEADPDWHFSPYRGQNANMHLCEAMLTAWQASGEGRYLERALTLADHITRRQAAKAGGLVWEHYDAHWNVDWDYHKDDPKHLFRPWGFQPGHQTEWAKLLLILERELDGAGRTKPDWLLPTARHLFDTAVERAWDDTYGGLCYGFDPEGRICDDDKYFWVQAESLAAAALLHERTGEAVYDDWYIRLWTYAWRHFVDHRHGAWYRILTRDNRKYSDEKSPAGKTDYHTMGACHEVLALIRRGGRP, encoded by the coding sequence ATGAACACGCTTCCCGCCCTTCCCGATTTTCGCAGTGCCGCCTTCCTGCGCGAGCACATCGCCAGCATCCTCGCCTTCTACCAGCCGCACGTGCTCGACCCGGCCGGCGGTTTTTTCCACTACTTCAAGGACGACGGACGCGTCTACGACACCCGCCATCGCCACCTGGTGAGCAGCACGCGCTTCGTCTACAACTATGCGATGGCCGCGCGCGAATTCGCTTCGCCCGCGTACCTGGACATGGCCCGCCACGGACTCGCCTATCTGCGCGAGGTGCACCGCGACCCGGCCACCGGCGGTTATGCCTGGACGATCTGCGACGGCCACCCCGAGGACCGCACCAACCATGCCTACGGCGTCGCCTTCGTGCTGCTCGCCTACGCCAGCGCGCGCAAGGCCGGCCTCGACACCGCCGCCTGGATGGAGGAAACCTGGGAGCTCCTGGCACGGCGCTTTTGGGAACCCGAGGCCGGGCTCTACCGCGACGAGGCCGACCCCGACTGGCACTTCAGCCCCTACCGCGGCCAGAACGCCAACATGCACCTGTGCGAGGCGATGCTCACCGCCTGGCAGGCCAGTGGCGAGGGCCGCTACCTCGAGCGCGCCCTCACCCTCGCCGATCACATCACCCGCCGACAGGCGGCCAAGGCGGGCGGGCTGGTATGGGAGCACTACGATGCCCATTGGAACGTGGACTGGGACTACCACAAGGACGATCCGAAACATCTGTTCCGGCCCTGGGGGTTCCAGCCCGGCCACCAGACCGAATGGGCCAAGCTGCTCTTGATCCTGGAGCGCGAGCTCGATGGCGCCGGACGCACGAAGCCGGACTGGCTGCTGCCGACCGCGCGCCACTTGTTCGACACCGCCGTCGAGCGCGCCTGGGACGACACTTACGGCGGCCTGTGCTACGGCTTCGACCCCGAAGGCCGGATCTGCGACGACGACAAATACTTCTGGGTGCAGGCCGAATCCCTCGCCGCCGCGGCGCTGCTGCACGAACGCACCGGCGAGGCCGTCTACGATGACTGGTACATCCGCCTCTGGACCTACGCCTGGCGACATTTCGTCGATCACCGCCACGGCGCCTGGTATCGCATCCTGACCCGCGACAACCGCAAGTACAGCGACGAGAAGAGTCCGGCCGGCAAGACCGACTACCACACCATGGGTGCCTGTCACGAGGTGCTCGCGCTGATCCGCCGCGGCGGGCGGCCGTGA
- a CDS encoding phosphodiester glycosidase family protein, which produces MPRRFPFPLVRLCRVLPPVFWLLACACATADRPLESASLRFADQSFRIVRIDLRRHALKLYWRDPDSGQPFGDIETLRRWGEARGRKLLFAANAGIYDRANAPLGLHVEDGRTLVPLNLVHGNPAAGNFSLRPNGVFAIDLEGHALVRTSEAFKAAHRPVRWASQSGPMLVIDGQINPAFADDSGSLKWRSGVCAPSPTQVVFAVSETPVNFHTFARFFRDALHCRDALYLDGSISQFYIDGVGYAGAPAFMVKPYAGIFAVFAS; this is translated from the coding sequence ATGCCACGCCGTTTTCCGTTTCCGCTCGTCCGGCTGTGCCGCGTCCTGCCGCCGGTCTTCTGGCTTTTGGCCTGCGCCTGTGCCACGGCCGACCGGCCCCTGGAAAGCGCCTCGCTGCGGTTTGCCGACCAGTCGTTCCGCATCGTGCGGATCGACCTACGGCGCCATGCGCTCAAGCTGTACTGGCGCGATCCGGACAGTGGCCAGCCGTTCGGCGATATCGAGACCTTGCGCCGCTGGGGCGAGGCGCGCGGCCGCAAGCTGCTGTTCGCCGCCAACGCCGGCATCTACGATCGCGCCAACGCGCCGCTCGGCCTGCACGTGGAGGACGGCCGCACGCTGGTGCCGCTCAATCTCGTCCACGGCAATCCGGCCGCCGGCAACTTCTCGCTGCGCCCGAACGGCGTCTTCGCGATCGACCTCGAAGGCCATGCGCTGGTACGCACCAGCGAGGCCTTCAAGGCCGCGCACCGGCCGGTGCGCTGGGCGAGCCAGTCCGGCCCCATGCTGGTCATCGACGGGCAGATCAACCCCGCCTTCGCCGATGATTCGGGCAGCCTGAAATGGCGCAGCGGGGTATGCGCGCCGAGCCCGACCCAGGTGGTCTTCGCGGTCAGCGAAACACCGGTCAACTTCCACACCTTCGCGCGGTTCTTCCGCGACGCGCTGCACTGCCGCGACGCACTCTACCTGGACGGCAGCATCTCGCAGTTCTACATCGACGGCGTGGGTTACGCCGGCGCACCGGCCTTCATGGTCAAGCCCTATGCGGGCATCTTCGCGGTCTTCGCCTCATGA